The nucleotide window TAACATTACCAGTTTGAGGCTCTATAGTCAAGTTTTCCCCTTCTTGTAATTCGATCTCCAGATAATCTTCAATCACTGACATTCCTATTGCTATATCTGGTAGAGCCTTATTATAGCGGATAGATCCCCTGCCGTTGAAAAGTAAAAATTCTTCTTCAGTAATTACAGCAGTTACACCGTCTAAAGCCAGTATTTGTACTAAGTATGAAGTCAGTGGTAAAGCTAGTAAAATTTGACCACTCAGCCTACAAATAGCTGCCAGCTTTTGCTCAACTCCCACCCAAATCGTCTGTCCATCTGCTGATAGTTTCAACATCGGTTCAATCAGGTCGCTGTTCCAACTAATTCCGTAGTGTCCCAATTTGTCATAGAGGTCAATAATAGCAAATTTGCGAGGGTGTTCGTGAGTAATCAATCTTCGAGAAGCATCTATTTGATTAAATTTTGATTCGTCAACAGTTAGAAATTTCATAGCAATTACTATTGATAAATTTTGGGTACAAGAGATGTAACTTGTGGAATGAGTGACAGGTCACTATTAGGATAAAAATATCTAATTAAAATTGATCCTGTCACTTCTGGACTGATTATCTCGACTTTTCGGGTAATGCTGGTTCCATATTCAGTGACTCTCCTATCTTCTGCGATTTCTGGAGCATCTAATCCTTCTTTAAAGATTTGTAGTAGTCTTTCTCTACCACTAGCAGTCTCATCAATACCTAGTCTTCTCAACTCTCTTAAATTTTGGAATGACCTCTGTGTATTGTTTGGGTCGGAAGTGACGCGACCAAAAAAGAAGTCAAATTTGCTTTCTTTGACGGTGAAACCTTCTCCCTGAATTACATTATCGGTCATTCAGTTTCTATCTCGATGCTAGTTTGGCGATATGGCTTTGCGATCTGAAGGTTGGCGATGGTGGTATTTTAGGCCATCTTAGCTGGGAAGCGATATGCCTCCAGCACGCTACGCCAACGTGCGATCGCTCCCCTCGATTATCAACCTAATTCGACTCTGGTAAAAATTCAGGATTCATGGATTGATCTGGAGTGTAAGGACATACTTCTGGAAACACCTGTTCCCCTAACTGAGTCTCTCGAATTGCCAAAGATAAACCTAATTCATAAGCAGCAATAAAAACATCATCAAGATAGGGTTTCAAACTAGGACTATCTTGCAAAAGCAGTTTGATTTGAATACGTTGCTCTCGAATTGTACCCAACCAATTATTGCTGCGTTTTTCAGATTGAAATTGCCATTTCAGTAAGTGTCCTAACAAAACTCCCAGTCTATTTCTCAGTTCTTGCCGCTCTTTCCTGCCCAAAGTCTCAATTTCCTCAATTAGATTAACGGTGTCTAGTTTATCCCAATGCTGAGTTTTGAGCAGACTAACTTGCTCTTGAGTCCAGGCATAGAAATCTATTTCATAGAGGTCAGATATGTACATTGTTTCCATATTTATAAACCCTATTTTCTGTTTCTTGGTTAGACAATCGAAGGCTACACTTTACGATTATTTCAGTTTTGAACAGGACTTACGCACTAACCAAGGTTTTTCCCCCTAGCCTTTTGCCCCTAGCCCCCCCGACCCCCCAAATCTGGGGGGAGAAAATTCCTGCTCCCCCCAGATTTGGGGGGCTAGGGGGGCGATTGCGTAAGTCCTGAATAAAGTAGGGGATCTTTTAACCCCAACTCTTCAAAAGCTGCCAGACGTAACCGACAAGAATCGCAAACTCCACAAGCTAATGCTTCACCAGCATAGCAAGAGCAAGTTTTTGACCAAGGTACGCCTAAGCTATTTCCCAACTGAATAATTTCGGTTTTCTTCAAATCAATTAAAGGCGTCAAAATAGCGATCGCTTCCCCCTCTCTTCCCTGTTTCGTTCCCAATTGAAACACTTCCTGCATAGCTTGAATATAATCGGGACGACAATCTGGATAACCGGAATAATCCAAAGCATTGACGCCGATGTAAACTCGTTCAGCATTTATTGCTTCCGCATACGCTAGCGCAAAACTCAAAAATATGGTATTGCGGGCTGGCACATAAGTAACTGGGATATTTTGGGCCATGTCTGCCGGGGATCGATCGCTCGGCAAGTCAATTTTCGTATCCGTAAGCGCCGAACCACCCCAAAGACGCAAGTCAAAATTTACCACTTGGTGTTCTGCGACACCAGCAGAGCGGGCGATCGCACTTGCAGCCTCCAACTCCCGCCGATGGCGCTGCTGGTAATCAAACGAAAGAGCGTAGCACTCAAACCCATCAGCTTTTGCTTGATACAGAACCGTTGACGAGTCCAATCCCCCAGACAGTAAAATCACCGCTTTCACGACCTTTCCCCCCGCTGCTTACCTGTAAACATACTGATACTGCCTACGCATAAGTTGCCTTTACTACAAAAAGCCCTTTCGATCGACTTACAGTGTGTAGGAACATAAAGTCAGCTTAGAAATTCTTAATCAACGAAGACACTATGCTACCATCTGGATGGTTTTTGACGGCTACTTGTCGGATAAGACCCAATGTGGTGGAGGAGCATAACAGAGTGCCAGATAGAATCTCAGTGAGATTTGCGAACGCTTACCTGCAACGAAATCAACCAGAACCGTTGCGGATTGGGGTGATCGGGGTGGGCAACATGGGACAGCATCACACCCGTGTTCTCAGTTTACTCAAAGATGTAGAACTCGTAGGTGTCGCCGACATTAACGTCGAGCGGGGTTTGGATACTGCCAGTAAGTATCGAGTTCGCTTTTTTGAAGATTATCGCGACCTCCTTCCCCATGTGGAGGCGGTCTGCATTGCCGTACCCACGAAACTGCATCACGGAGTCGGGATGACCTGTCTCCAACGCGGTGTTCACGTTTTAGTTGAAAAACCGATCGCCGCCAGTATTGCCGAGGCCGAATCCCTGGTCAATGCAGCAGCTGAGTCGGGACAAATTCTGCAAGTAGGCCACATCGAACGGTTCAACCCAGCTTTTCAGGAATTCACCAAAGTGCTGAAAACTGAAGAATTGCTGGCTTTGGAAGCGCACCGCATGAGTCCCTACTCCAATCGGGCCAATGATGTGTCTGTTGTTTTGGATTTAATGATCCACGACATCGACCTGCTACTAGAATTGGCAGCAGCCCCAGTGGTCAAGCTAACAGCCAGCGGCAGCCGCGCCTCTGATTCTGGCTATTTAGATTACGTGACCGCTACCCTGGGCTTTGCCAATGGCATCGTAGCCACTCTTACAGCTAGCAAAGTCACCCATCGTAAAATCCGGCGTATTTCAGCCCATTGTAAGAACTCGCTGACAGAAGCAGACTTTCTTAACAATGAGATTCTGATTCACCGACAAACGACTGCCAACTACAAGACCGACTACGGTCAGGTACTTTATCGGCAGGATGGTCTGATTGAAAAGGTCTACACCAGCAACATTGAACCGCTTCATGCAGAATTGGAGCATTTTGTCAATTGCGTGCGGGGTGGCAATCAACCTTCTGTGGG belongs to Argonema galeatum A003/A1 and includes:
- a CDS encoding DUF29 domain-containing protein, with the translated sequence METMYISDLYEIDFYAWTQEQVSLLKTQHWDKLDTVNLIEEIETLGRKERQELRNRLGVLLGHLLKWQFQSEKRSNNWLGTIREQRIQIKLLLQDSPSLKPYLDDVFIAAYELGLSLAIRETQLGEQVFPEVCPYTPDQSMNPEFLPESN
- the queC gene encoding 7-cyano-7-deazaguanine synthase QueC; this translates as MKAVILLSGGLDSSTVLYQAKADGFECYALSFDYQQRHRRELEAASAIARSAGVAEHQVVNFDLRLWGGSALTDTKIDLPSDRSPADMAQNIPVTYVPARNTIFLSFALAYAEAINAERVYIGVNALDYSGYPDCRPDYIQAMQEVFQLGTKQGREGEAIAILTPLIDLKKTEIIQLGNSLGVPWSKTCSCYAGEALACGVCDSCRLRLAAFEELGLKDPLLYSGLTQSPP
- a CDS encoding Gfo/Idh/MocA family protein — encoded protein: MLPSGWFLTATCRIRPNVVEEHNRVPDRISVRFANAYLQRNQPEPLRIGVIGVGNMGQHHTRVLSLLKDVELVGVADINVERGLDTASKYRVRFFEDYRDLLPHVEAVCIAVPTKLHHGVGMTCLQRGVHVLVEKPIAASIAEAESLVNAAAESGQILQVGHIERFNPAFQEFTKVLKTEELLALEAHRMSPYSNRANDVSVVLDLMIHDIDLLLELAAAPVVKLTASGSRASDSGYLDYVTATLGFANGIVATLTASKVTHRKIRRISAHCKNSLTEADFLNNEILIHRQTTANYKTDYGQVLYRQDGLIEKVYTSNIEPLHAELEHFVNCVRGGNQPSVGGEQALKALRLASSIEQMALDGQVWNQRELERMNQPTLKV